One Aphelocoma coerulescens isolate FSJ_1873_10779 chromosome 4A, UR_Acoe_1.0, whole genome shotgun sequence DNA window includes the following coding sequences:
- the NXT2 gene encoding NTF2-related export protein 2 isoform X1, giving the protein MIFSLQDFKTYVDQACRAADEFVNIYYETMDKRRRALTRLYLDKATLVWNGNAVSGQEELNKFFEMLPSSEFQVNVLDCQPVHEQATQGQTTVLVVTSGTVKFDGDKQRYFNQNFLLTAQATPTNTVWKIAGDCFRFQDWAS; this is encoded by the exons ATGATTTTTTCCCTCCAGGATTTCAAAACCTATGTGGATCAAGCTTGTAGAGCTGCAGATGAGTTTGTCAACATTTACTATGAGACAATGGACAAAAGAAGAAGG GCTTTAACCAGACTGTATTTGGACAAAGCAACATTAGTTTGGAATGGAAATGCAGTGTCTGGGCAAGAAGAACTAAATAAGTTTTTTGAAATGTTGCCATCAAGTGAATTCCAGGTTAATGTGTTGGATTGCCAGCCTGTTCACG AACAAGCTACTCAAGGCCAGACAACAGTCCTCGTGGTGACAAGTGGGACTGTCAAATTTGACGGGGATAAGCAGCGCTACTTCAATCAGAACTTCCTGCTGACGGCACAGGCCACCCCCACCAACACCGTGTGGAAGATCGCCGGGGACTGCTTCCGCTTCCAGGACTGGGCCAGTTAG
- the NXT2 gene encoding NTF2-related export protein 2 isoform X2, which yields MAASVDFKTYVDQACRAADEFVNIYYETMDKRRRALTRLYLDKATLVWNGNAVSGQEELNKFFEMLPSSEFQVNVLDCQPVHEQATQGQTTVLVVTSGTVKFDGDKQRYFNQNFLLTAQATPTNTVWKIAGDCFRFQDWAS from the exons GATTTCAAAACCTATGTGGATCAAGCTTGTAGAGCTGCAGATGAGTTTGTCAACATTTACTATGAGACAATGGACAAAAGAAGAAGG GCTTTAACCAGACTGTATTTGGACAAAGCAACATTAGTTTGGAATGGAAATGCAGTGTCTGGGCAAGAAGAACTAAATAAGTTTTTTGAAATGTTGCCATCAAGTGAATTCCAGGTTAATGTGTTGGATTGCCAGCCTGTTCACG AACAAGCTACTCAAGGCCAGACAACAGTCCTCGTGGTGACAAGTGGGACTGTCAAATTTGACGGGGATAAGCAGCGCTACTTCAATCAGAACTTCCTGCTGACGGCACAGGCCACCCCCACCAACACCGTGTGGAAGATCGCCGGGGACTGCTTCCGCTTCCAGGACTGGGCCAGTTAG